The Prosthecobacter sp. SYSU 5D2 genome contains a region encoding:
- a CDS encoding SMP-30/gluconolactonase/LRE family protein — MKYIFLLLLLSLTATLAADPAPEFKGGIERLDPAFDKLIAPDSKVEVLATGFNWSEGPVWKDGQILFSDVPENTVFAWKEGDTSAATFLKPSGSLSGNGQGSNGLAVDAAGSLILCQHGERRIARLEKDGSFTSLADKYEGKRFNSPNDLVIAKSGAIFFTDPPYGMKKGTEPDAPYHGVYRLDKDGHVSLIIEDILWPNGIALSPDEKTLYIAVSDKDNARLMAYDLQADGSVKNGRLFFHAQPLKSEARKGGCDGMKVDVKGNIWTTGPGGVLVISPEGKHLGSILTGVPTGNCAWGGPEKDTMYVTADMFLLRVKTLVKGY; from the coding sequence ATGAAATACATTTTCCTACTTCTCCTCCTCAGCCTCACGGCTACCCTCGCCGCTGATCCCGCGCCTGAATTCAAAGGCGGCATCGAGCGGCTGGACCCGGCCTTTGACAAACTGATCGCCCCAGACTCCAAGGTCGAAGTTCTCGCCACCGGGTTCAACTGGTCCGAAGGCCCCGTCTGGAAGGACGGGCAGATCCTCTTTTCTGATGTGCCTGAGAACACCGTCTTTGCCTGGAAGGAAGGCGATACCAGCGCGGCGACGTTTTTAAAACCCAGCGGCAGCCTCAGCGGCAATGGCCAGGGGTCCAACGGCCTGGCGGTGGATGCCGCCGGCAGCCTCATCCTCTGCCAGCACGGAGAGCGCCGCATCGCGCGGCTGGAAAAAGACGGCAGCTTCACCTCCCTCGCGGACAAGTATGAGGGCAAACGCTTCAACAGCCCCAATGACCTCGTCATCGCCAAAAGCGGCGCGATCTTCTTCACCGATCCCCCTTACGGCATGAAGAAAGGCACCGAGCCGGATGCCCCTTACCATGGCGTCTATCGCCTGGACAAAGACGGCCATGTCAGCCTGATCATCGAGGACATCCTCTGGCCGAACGGCATCGCCCTCAGCCCGGATGAAAAGACGCTGTACATCGCCGTCTCCGACAAGGACAACGCCCGGCTCATGGCCTATGACCTCCAGGCCGATGGCAGCGTGAAAAACGGCCGCCTGTTCTTCCATGCGCAGCCGCTCAAGTCCGAGGCCCGCAAAGGCGGCTGCGATGGCATGAAGGTGGACGTGAAGGGAAACATCTGGACCACCGGCCCCGGCGGCGTGCTGGTCATCAGCCCGGAGGGCAAGCACCTCGGCTCCATCCTGACCGGTGTGCCCACCGGCAACTGCGCCTGGGGCGGGCCGGAAAAGGACACGATGTATGTCACAGCGGACATGTTTCTCCTGCGGGTGAAGACGCTGGTGAAAGGGTATTGA